A region from the Saccharomonospora azurea NA-128 genome encodes:
- a CDS encoding aminopeptidase P family N-terminal domain-containing protein has product MSRRSLHNPAPDAATLRARLDRARAAAADAATDALLIGPGSDLRYLIGQAGGSFERLSVLLVPATDADPVLVLPALEEPGYADVPTDELGVDVVTWVDGEDPYRIVADRLGKPGRVAVSDTMAALHVLRLRDAVADAEQTLAGPVLRDLRM; this is encoded by the coding sequence ATGTCGCGTCGTTCTCTGCACAACCCCGCCCCCGACGCCGCCACGCTCCGCGCGCGTCTCGACCGCGCCCGCGCTGCCGCGGCGGACGCCGCCACGGACGCTCTGCTCATCGGGCCCGGCTCCGACCTGCGGTACCTCATCGGGCAGGCCGGTGGCTCGTTCGAGCGCCTGTCCGTGCTGCTCGTCCCCGCCACCGACGCCGATCCGGTTCTGGTGCTGCCCGCGTTGGAGGAGCCCGGCTACGCCGACGTGCCGACCGACGAGCTCGGGGTCGATGTCGTGACCTGGGTCGACGGGGAGGACCCGTACCGGATCGTCGCCGACCGGCTCGGCAAGCCGGGGCGGGTCGCGGTGAGCGACACGATGGCGGCCCTGCACGTGCTGCGCCTGCGCGACGCCGTGGCCGACGCGGAGCAGACGCTCGCCGGACCGGTGCTGCGCGACCTGCGCATGTG
- a CDS encoding ABC transporter ATP-binding protein, which yields MTDVPMYELDTVDVEYAVPSTSERVTGLRDVSLTIPSSGLTVLAGPSGSGKSTLLRVLSLFQTPTRGTLRFRGAAVAQSSRRRRALRRESIGLVFQNPSDNLVPHLSVSDNLHAAAQSANRRCDPAALLERLGLDGTGTSRIAALSGGQQQRLAFACTLARGTPVVLADEPTSQLDDRSASHVLDAIDVLRADGVAVVVASHDERLIERGSRVVRIRSGEIVAENEGREVAR from the coding sequence GTGACTGACGTGCCGATGTACGAGCTGGACACGGTCGACGTGGAGTACGCCGTGCCGTCCACCAGCGAACGCGTGACCGGACTGCGCGACGTCAGCCTCACGATCCCCTCGTCGGGGCTGACCGTCCTCGCCGGACCGTCGGGCTCCGGGAAGTCCACTTTGCTCCGCGTCCTGTCCCTGTTCCAGACCCCCACGCGGGGAACGCTCAGGTTCCGGGGAGCCGCGGTGGCGCAGTCCTCACGGCGACGTCGGGCGCTGCGCCGGGAGTCGATCGGCCTGGTGTTCCAGAACCCGTCGGACAACCTGGTGCCGCACCTGTCCGTGTCGGACAACCTGCACGCCGCCGCCCAGTCGGCGAACCGCCGGTGCGATCCCGCCGCGCTGCTCGAACGGCTGGGCCTGGACGGCACCGGCACGTCGCGGATCGCGGCGCTGTCCGGCGGCCAGCAACAGCGCCTGGCGTTCGCCTGCACGCTCGCCCGGGGCACCCCGGTGGTGCTGGCGGACGAGCCGACCTCCCAGCTCGACGACCGCTCCGCGAGCCACGTGCTCGACGCGATCGACGTGCTGCGTGCCGACGGCGTGGCCGTGGTCGTCGCCTCGCACGACGAACGACTGATCGAGCGCGGGTCCCGCGTGGTGAGGATCCGGTCGGGAGAGATCGTGGCCGAGAACGAGGGACGGGAGGTCGCGCGATGA
- a CDS encoding M24 family metallopeptidase — LRRAAEAIDRVHARMGEWLRPGRTEAEVGADITEAIVAEGHTHADFVIVGSGPNGASPHHDVSDRVIEAGDVVVVDIGGPIPEGYNSDSTRTYAVGEPAAEIAEAYAVLQRAQEAAVRAVRPGATAHEVDAAARDLLTEAGLGELFIHRTGHGIGLDVHEEPYIMSGNDLPLQPGMAFSVEPGVYRAGQWGARIEDIVVVTADGVEPLNTRPHELVVLPA; from the coding sequence TCTGCGCCGTGCCGCCGAGGCCATCGACCGCGTGCACGCGCGCATGGGCGAGTGGCTGCGGCCGGGCCGCACGGAGGCCGAGGTGGGCGCCGACATCACCGAGGCCATCGTCGCCGAGGGCCACACGCACGCCGACTTCGTGATCGTCGGTTCCGGGCCGAACGGCGCGAGCCCGCACCACGACGTGTCGGACCGGGTCATCGAGGCCGGGGACGTCGTCGTGGTGGACATCGGCGGCCCCATCCCGGAGGGCTACAACTCCGACTCGACCCGCACGTACGCGGTCGGGGAACCCGCGGCCGAGATCGCCGAGGCGTACGCGGTGCTGCAGCGTGCCCAGGAGGCGGCCGTCCGGGCGGTGCGGCCCGGTGCCACGGCGCACGAGGTGGACGCCGCGGCGCGGGACCTGCTGACCGAGGCCGGGCTGGGTGAGCTGTTCATCCATCGCACCGGACACGGCATCGGCCTCGACGTGCACGAGGAGCCCTACATCATGAGCGGCAACGACCTGCCGTTGCAGCCCGGCATGGCGTTCAGCGTCGAACCCGGTGTGTACCGGGCCGGGCAGTGGGGCGCGCGCATCGAGGACATCGTCGTGGTCACCGCCGACGGGGTGGAGCCGCTCAACACGCGGCCGCACGAGCTCGTCGTGTTGCCCGCATGA
- a CDS encoding ABC transporter ATP-binding protein, with amino-acid sequence MTVEHVEAEVTPPPKEAPALAARGLWRRFGRGNTEVEILKGVDLHAEAGEIITITGRSGSGKTTLLALLSGFDIPDEGTVTFRGEPAGEVPWSVCAVLPQALGLAEELTCAENVALPLRLGPRPAAAVEAVVSDVLGELGVAELADRYPAELSFGQQQRVALARAVAPRPAVLLADEPTAHLDPASTEVVLTLLRRVADEGTAVVAVTHDPAVRDVADCRWELDGGVLVSG; translated from the coding sequence ATGACGGTCGAACACGTCGAGGCCGAGGTGACGCCGCCACCGAAGGAAGCCCCGGCCCTGGCGGCCCGCGGGCTGTGGCGTCGCTTCGGCCGGGGCAACACGGAGGTCGAGATCCTCAAGGGGGTGGATCTGCACGCCGAGGCGGGCGAGATCATCACCATCACGGGCCGATCGGGTTCGGGCAAGACCACGCTGCTCGCGTTGCTGTCGGGCTTCGACATCCCCGACGAGGGCACGGTCACCTTCCGCGGCGAGCCGGCGGGCGAGGTGCCGTGGTCGGTGTGCGCGGTCCTGCCGCAGGCGCTGGGACTCGCGGAAGAGCTGACCTGCGCCGAGAACGTCGCGCTGCCGCTGCGCCTGGGACCCCGCCCGGCCGCCGCGGTGGAGGCCGTCGTATCGGACGTGCTCGGCGAGCTCGGGGTGGCCGAACTCGCCGACCGCTACCCCGCCGAGCTGTCCTTCGGTCAGCAGCAGCGGGTCGCGCTCGCGCGCGCCGTGGCTCCCCGTCCCGCGGTGTTGCTGGCGGACGAGCCGACGGCACACCTCGACCCGGCATCCACCGAGGTGGTGCTGACGCTGTTGCGGCGCGTGGCCGACGAGGGGACCGCCGTCGTCGCCGTCACCCACGACCCGGCCGTACGCGACGTCGCCGACTGCCGGTGGGAACTCGACGGCGGCGTGCTCGTCTCCGGCTAG
- a CDS encoding HAD family hydrolase, whose translation MSSPCSALLFDADDTLWECNVVFERASDDFCGWQERPGLDAAAIRRLLGEVERANSARYGYGAAVFLRSLGDCLERIHGRAATPGEGEHLRRLAEAVLDCRIESIPEVSETLEALGQRYPLVLVTKGDTDDQWRKLDVSGLRPHFHAVHVVPEKETGTYTRIVERHELDPATTWMVGNSPSSDILPALAAGLGAVYVPNDNTWVLEHAELDLAVDRLLTVERFGRLLDHF comes from the coding sequence GTGTCCAGCCCGTGCTCCGCACTCCTGTTCGACGCCGACGACACTCTGTGGGAGTGCAACGTCGTGTTCGAGCGGGCCAGCGACGACTTCTGCGGATGGCAGGAGCGGCCCGGACTCGACGCGGCAGCGATCCGCCGACTCCTGGGCGAGGTCGAGCGAGCCAACTCCGCGCGCTACGGCTACGGCGCCGCGGTGTTCCTCCGCAGTCTCGGCGACTGCCTGGAACGGATCCACGGGCGCGCGGCGACCCCTGGCGAAGGTGAGCACCTGCGACGGCTGGCGGAGGCCGTCCTGGACTGTCGTATCGAGTCGATCCCCGAGGTGAGTGAGACCCTGGAGGCGCTCGGGCAGCGGTATCCGCTGGTGCTGGTGACGAAGGGCGACACCGACGACCAGTGGCGCAAGCTCGACGTCTCGGGACTGCGCCCGCATTTCCACGCGGTGCACGTGGTGCCCGAGAAGGAGACCGGCACGTACACGCGCATCGTCGAGCGCCACGAACTCGACCCTGCGACGACGTGGATGGTGGGCAACTCGCCGAGCTCGGACATCCTGCCCGCGCTGGCCGCCGGACTGGGGGCGGTGTACGTGCCCAACGACAACACGTGGGTGCTGGAACACGCGGAGCTCGATCTCGCCGTCGATCGCCTGCTCACGGTGGAGCGCTTCGGTCGCTTGCTCGACCACTTCTGA
- a CDS encoding GDSL-type esterase/lipase family protein gives MLGALALAAVAVLVAVFVLTGPGSDTQDDRPGPPGTGPLTVVSLGDSTISGEGAGDYTRDTDGKDGNWCHRSRHALVHQIELRGVVESVNLACSGAPSGHVALGDVKQYTEPSQAGQLRDLLDDHRVAAVVVAIGANDEPHFSRLISQCFTSWFLQQDSPCSAQIKQDWQQRLDAMVPKVVAALNDVKQVLKDAGYERSDYEIVLQSYASPIGPGIPENWRNLNGCPFRADDLEWVAETGAIELSEALQGAARQADVRFLDLSRAGTGHEACRGGDDASTEWFTRFTVRWEDLEDVDRANHAIQESFHPNAAGHKEVARCLSEFLATNDREAACLEGADGRLHAAPSAQTLAGN, from the coding sequence GTGCTCGGCGCGTTGGCGCTCGCTGCCGTCGCGGTGCTGGTCGCCGTCTTCGTCCTCACCGGCCCCGGTTCCGACACCCAGGACGACCGCCCCGGACCTCCCGGAACGGGCCCCCTCACCGTCGTATCGCTGGGCGACAGCACCATCTCCGGGGAGGGCGCGGGCGACTACACGCGCGACACCGACGGCAAGGACGGCAACTGGTGCCACCGCTCCCGGCATGCCCTGGTGCACCAGATCGAGCTGAGGGGTGTCGTCGAGTCGGTCAACCTCGCGTGCTCCGGCGCGCCGTCGGGGCACGTCGCACTCGGCGACGTCAAGCAGTACACCGAGCCGTCCCAGGCCGGTCAGCTGCGTGACCTGCTCGACGACCACCGGGTGGCCGCCGTGGTCGTCGCGATCGGGGCGAACGACGAGCCGCACTTCTCCCGGCTGATCTCCCAGTGCTTCACCTCCTGGTTCCTCCAGCAGGACTCGCCGTGCAGCGCGCAGATCAAGCAGGACTGGCAGCAGCGGCTGGACGCCATGGTGCCCAAGGTCGTGGCCGCGTTGAACGACGTCAAGCAGGTGCTGAAGGACGCGGGATACGAGCGGTCGGACTACGAGATCGTCCTGCAGTCGTACGCCTCCCCGATCGGGCCCGGTATCCCCGAGAACTGGCGCAACCTCAACGGCTGCCCGTTCCGCGCGGACGACCTGGAGTGGGTGGCCGAGACCGGGGCGATCGAACTGTCCGAGGCCCTGCAGGGCGCGGCCAGGCAGGCGGACGTGCGCTTCCTCGACCTCTCGCGGGCCGGGACGGGCCACGAGGCCTGCCGTGGCGGGGACGACGCCTCGACGGAGTGGTTCACCCGGTTCACGGTGCGCTGGGAGGACCTCGAGGACGTCGACCGCGCGAACCACGCGATCCAGGAGTCGTTCCACCCGAACGCCGCGGGCCACAAGGAGGTGGCGCGGTGCCTGAGCGAGTTCCTCGCCACCAACGACCGGGAGGCCGCGTGCCTCGAAGGTGCCGACGGTCGGCTCCACGCCGCGCCCTCGGCGCAGACACTCGCAGGGAACTGA
- a CDS encoding Lrp/AsnC family transcriptional regulator → MTAAGLEPLDRAIVRELAADGRRSFTDLAERVGLSVSAVHQRVRRLEQRGVIRGYTARLDGEQIGLPLTALISLTPNDPAAPDDYPQRLEHISEIESCYSVAGDESYVLLVRVASPLALEDLLRRIREAAKVSTRTTVVLSTPFEGRSPTL, encoded by the coding sequence ATGACGGCCGCGGGACTGGAGCCGCTCGACCGCGCGATCGTGCGGGAGCTGGCGGCCGACGGCCGCCGCAGTTTCACCGATCTGGCCGAGCGGGTCGGGTTGTCGGTGTCCGCGGTGCACCAGCGGGTCCGGAGGTTGGAGCAGCGGGGAGTCATCCGCGGTTACACCGCCCGGCTCGACGGGGAGCAGATCGGGCTGCCGCTGACGGCTCTGATCTCGCTGACGCCGAACGACCCGGCGGCTCCGGACGACTACCCGCAGCGGCTCGAACACATCTCCGAGATCGAGTCCTGCTACTCGGTGGCCGGCGACGAGTCCTACGTGCTGCTGGTGCGGGTGGCCTCGCCGCTGGCGCTGGAGGACCTGCTGCGGCGCATCCGGGAGGCGGCCAAGGTGTCCACCCGCACCACGGTCGTGCTGTCGACGCCGTTCGAGGGCCGATCACCCACGCTGTGA